The window TCAGGTAGGGTTCATTCGGCGACGAAGTCCGCTAGAGCATGGCCTGTAATGGCCGTCCTGGGTTGGTACGCGATGTCATGTTCGCTTAGTTCAACCGCCCAGGCGATCAACCATCTGGAGATGTCCGGCTTGTGCaataccttcttcaatggtgagttggtgaggactgtgatggtatgggcttggaagtaaggtctgagcttcctagccgcgatcACCAGTGCATTtgctaccttctcaatccttgtgtacctggtctctgcatcaattaagacatggctaacataatagatgggtctttgtatcttaccctcttcttttagtagcATTGCGCTCACTGCGACGGGTGTCGCAACCAAGTAgatctgcaactcttcgttgGGCTCTGGGCacccaagcaatggtggattctcgaggtacaccttcagctcttcaaatgctttttggcattcctctgtccatgcaaagtccttaggacttcggaggttcttcaacgtccTGAAGAATGGCAAGCACTTGTCTCCCGActgtgacacgaaccttgaaagggcaatgatccttccattcaatctctgtATTTCTCTGACTGTCCGGGGTGGtgtcatctcttggatggccttgatcttggatgggttggcttctatgcCCCAttctgagaccatgaacccaagaattttcctgacgtcACCCCAAAGGCGCACTTCatagggtttagcttcatctggttccttctcagcatGGTGAacacttcttccaggtcggtcaGGTAttggtgggcttggacgcttttcacgagcatgtcatctacgtacacctccatgttgtccccaatctgttcctcgaacatcttgttgaccatcctctggtaagtggcccctgcattcttcaatccgaaagGCATGACATGATAAcaatagttctccttgtcccttcggaaggcggtgtaagactcgtcatcctcatgtataaggatctgattgtagccataataggcgtccatgaagctcagcatcttaTGTCCGGATGTGGCGTCGATCAGCaggtcgatcctgggtagtgggtactcataaTTTGGGCacgccttgttcaagtcagtgtagtcgacgcatATTCTCCACTTCCAATTAGGCTTGGATACCATGACCACATTTgtgagccaggtagggaacttctcttctctgatgaaccctgctcgactcaacttctcgacctcttctttgatggctgcctgtcggtcgagggtgaaatttcttctcttctgctggacgggcttcttggttgggtctacatgtaatctgtgctctgctatggatttgggtatgcctggcatgtctgtagttgaccatgcgaagacatccatgttagtcTAGAGGAGGTACCCcagctcttctttctgttcatcgctcaataatgagccaacctgtacgaccttggaagggtcatcttTGAAGAGTGGccaggggatgaggtcctccaccggtcTACCTCTTTTTTCTGTTAGTTcgtctctctggtcactgaccaggttctctatgcacagtgccatcccctgtgtgttaccattgttcttcttcacgaagTTGGCGTAGCAGCCTCTGGCcttcttttgatcacctcgaacttcccccactccgttgtcagtggggaacttcatcttcaggtggagtggagacatcacacctctaagggctatcagggaagatcgccctaggaggccattgaacgacaccacggacttgacgaccatgaattttaccatgatggttacctgtcgagggtgctctccaaaggtgacgggcagctctatggtgcctctgatggaggctgtggcacctgagaatccatagAGGTATGTGGGCTCTGGCTTAAGTTGATCGCCTCCGAATCCGAACTTAtggtaggcttccagtgagagtacatccacggatgcccctgtgtctatcagcaCCTTGTGcacaggtcggttggctatttccacctgtactaccaaggcgtcctcatgtggaaagctcacaccttccaagtcatcatccgagaaggagatcatcgTCTCGATCTTGgccatcttgcttggcttctctgctactcccacgaacctggcatgggctttggccttcttggttgattcttgccccggtcctccaagtttggtgaggatgggggctcccttagTGCCACTGGGCTCTACTACATCTCTTCTTTCATCAATgtggtctctctccctatcttggtcctctcttctttcttccctccttggttctctttctcggtcacgtcctcgatctccttggcccgaacgaccatcacgtctccccttcacgtacttgtttaaactccctgctttcacaaggctttctatctccctcttcagttgatagcagtcttctgtgtcatgcccatagtccttgtggaagagacagtacttgttgggattgcacttctcaggtcctgctagcatgggtcatgGCCATTGAATTAGGTTACGATCCTGGATCTGCATAAGAATTTGGGACCTGATGGTGTTCAACGGTGTGAACTCTAGACTGcctgctctctcactcctctctgggcgacggtcaCTTCTTCCTGTTGGGTgatcgcccttctcttgtcgatgctccgtccttgacctcttactcttcttactGTCATCTGGTgttgacctcttgttgtcctgtggcttggcttcaattgccttcttccgagcttgtactatctcggccatgttggcaaactcattgcatcgctccaggagctccttcatagTCCTAGTCTCATGATgcgccaggtccttgatcagctCCATGTCTCAGATGCCCCCAACCAAGGCAGTATGCTGGGTCTGATCGTCTAGGTCCCTGACTTCTAAGGACTCTTTGGTGAACCTACTGAcctactccctgagggactccccaagATTTTGTATcatgttcagtagattgaccgtggtcttcttttgcttgacactgctctggaagcgggtcacAAACTATTCGCATAGCTCTACAAATGACCCAATCGACCATGGTCACAGTCTGGAGAATCATGAGGttgctgcacccttgagggatgcagggaatgctcgacaggataccacatccgatccaccatatagcgtcatcatgccattgaaatagttgatgtggtcattagggtcggtggtaccactgtagagttcaaaggtgggtagcctgaacctggatgggagtgaggctgacatgatctcatctgagaaggggtgttgtccagggactgagtgtgtctcacccttggtctgcttctttaacccttccagcttctcgtccaactctcggagtctcttATCTAGCTCTTCATCTGGCGTTTGTCTTTCACGTTTGACTGGTCATTCGCTGCGAGCTCATTCGCGccctctcctggaagtcccctcCGGTCTCGATTGTTGgcgagatggtgaagggtcGCGTCATGATGAATCTTGTCTTGACCATGAGGGGCTTGCTTCACGATAAGTCTGGCTTTACTCTGGCGCATAGCTTTCTCGTAGTCAaccatcaaacaccgacctCCGGATGGACCCCTCAGGGTAGGTACCACGGATCGGtatgatggtgttctcccctgATTCGACCATGCTGGAGGATCCGCCGATCTCCCctaggttgggaaggctctccccgctgcctggtgtgcctctctgatCTGTCACCCCTAGAAGGGGTCCTCCTGGGGCTCTGTTCATGTCCAGGGTCCGTCCTGCGATGGTGTGATGTCGCACGCTGCCTCAGGTAATCACGAAAGAGTCATTGATCCTCGAGGATCTGTCGCTATAGGTCATTGATTTGACCCATAGTTGCTGGgccattggggtcaggtaccacctccaccaccacttcgtTGTTGGGTTCGATTACCGCAACTTGATCATCatctgggatctccctctccagagagacatggtcatgatcattggctctgcgacgtgagctctctggaggaggtgatgcATTCCCCTCCatcggggcattgttggtggagggagcggtcttcttgcctTGTGGTGCCATGGTATCAACAGTTATGGAAATAAGCTAGTAAAGGTAatggctagcatcgttcccacagacggtgccaatcttttgcatcaagaaatcgctcagtggtccttcgagtgccgtaacctacaaaagaccctaggtgacaaaggagaaccggttttggcctaggactctccgatgcctaagttagatctctctgagcaaacagatgagtgaatagtagtattcaagatgagttaagatgtcccctgatggggctatgtaccttgccttttatagtagagcatggcggtgtggagagtcccagttgatgtaaaGTGTTtgtcgtaggtgatagagtccctgagtagcagggcttatccttgataggttgtcttcccgtgagatgTGGTGTCACGATAGACCTGGTAAtcgtcttcctgagagacgtagtgtcatgattGATTTagcatccttggtggatagacctcagcTACGTGGTAGGTGAGGTTCTTAGTGTATGAGTctgttcagactacgtgactcgataagtggtggcctagagtccttggtgatgtgatctatgtcttgttgatggcggtggttgctaccgtgttcgagggagactgtgcTCAGGGATGATATGCCTGAGGGAGTTATCGTCCAAGGGGGTTGGAGCCCAAGGAGGTCCACGCCCCAAAaggggggttggcgcccagggaggtccgagcccccaagggggttggtgCCCAAGGGTGGCCGCGCCCGCTGGGGTTGGCGCCTAGGGGTGGCATACCCAAGGGGGTTCACTCCCGTAGCGTTGGTGGTCGGCATCTTTTGTCGGTCCTTCCCCGGCTCTGTCTTGGCCCACTTTCCTGGGCCGTGCCACGTGGtgacctctgattggttggtgtgaatttgggttcatcatgcTTAGTGCACAcatttgaagcttgaagctaggAAATATTGGTTTATTATGTTCTATATGTGCATATATTCATCTAGATGTCAATCTCACTTCAATGTTGTGTTTAGAGTTAAGCCGGTTAGTATCATCATGGCATTATCTTCTTATCTGCATCATTTGCTGCATAAATCATGCGCATTCCCTACTCTATGTTCATATATTGTACATTCTATATATGGCATTTCGTTAGATCTTAATAAACCTATCTTGGTGTTTGTGAAAAAGTGTATTTAATCTTATAATAGTAATCAATCTTTGTTCACACCTGGTCACCCATTTATCTGATCAATATCAATGAAGATTCTCTTGATATTGTATCTAAGATTCCTAGTTTCCTCCCCCTGTGTAGGAAAACCACAAGGTATAGGAGAGAAAGTTATAAAGGAGAGATATTTAGATtgaaagaatgaaagaagaagaaaaaaaagaaggaaattactTAAAAGCTTAGGTTTTCATGGCAAAAAAGGATGGCTGGGAGCAATGATGAGTGTTTCCTATAGAGGGGAAAGGATGATCGGGAATCTGCCATTTTCATTGTTTAATGGAGTGCAAGGGAGAGAAATAAAGGAGAATTAAAAACCAAAGCGAAAAGAACAAAATTCAAGCCTTGTAACAATCTTCGTGGGTTCTCCCTCTTTAaacctcttctctttctctgtttcttctctattatacctttctttctctctctgagtttctttttccttaacacCCCTCTAAAGAGGTCAGTAGGAATAAGGGacagggaagggaagagaaagagaaagagaaccaagAGAGTATAGTGAGATGAAATGAATATGGGTGGAAGTATACAACACccattatatacatatatagggAAAAGTTTTTGCTGTCATTCTATATGGGTTGTGTATTTGTAACTTGTGTGTTTATTTTGGGTGTTTGACTGTTTGACTGATATTCTATAGCTTATTCTTCCATAATTCCATTCCATGATGAACATCTATCTGCACTTTCCATCTGAAAATTGAAAGTAAATGGATAGGTCTTGGAAACAGAAGACACTATTCCATTGTATTAAGAACTGACAATTACGTTTCTTTGTTTACGCATGGGAAAAAGTTTTGAACTGAAAAGATTTGGTTCAGGTTTTCATTTAAGAACATTTACTTACCTTTCTCAAATGGCTTGCAACTCTctatattattatataatattaaCTGAGTGTCATGAACATGTAAATTGATTCTTGGATTTTGCTTTCCACTATGACCATTTAGGAGTTGGATGTCAAATTGCTTGGTAGATTTGGTTGGAGTTGGATGTCATAGAAGTTTGataatgttttttcttttcttttcttttcttaatgtGAATGGAACCATTGCATTTGTATATCAATTGATCAAAAACAAATCCATGTTATTTGGATACGATTTGGATCATAATTTGACTATATCTGATGAAGAGTTCTGCATATGCCATTGATGTAGATCTTTAAGTCTTAGACCTCTACTTTTTGCTATTGTTCAGGTGGGTTTATGGATAATCCAATAGTCACACCGGATAAAGAAATAGGTGCAGATGATGAGATTAAGCCTAAGATTGGCATGCAGTTTAAATCAGACAAGGATGCATTTGATTTCTATAATAGTTACGGAGGAAGATTGGGTTTTAGTATCAGGAGCGAATATGCAAACAAGTGCAAAAAAGATAAGACAATAATAACTTCGAGGAGATTCATATGTAATAAAGAAGGTGTTCGGAGGGAAGACAAATGTGGTGGTGTAAAGAATCCTTGAGCGGAGACAAGATCCAATTGTCCCGCTCATATGggaataaaaaatttgaaaaatggtTTATACCAATGCTatgattttattgaaaatcATAATCATGAGCTTCATTTACCATCTACCACCCACTGTTGGGTCACAACGGCAAGTTTCGGCAATACATGAGCATGAAATTGACTTAGCCGATGATTTTGGAATTAGACCTAAGGCCATATTTGAGTACATGGGTAGACAGGCAGGTGGGAGACAGAACCTTGGTTATACACCAGTGGATCATTACAATTATCTTCGAAGTAAACATTAACGTGACTTAGAGTATGGTGTTACTGGGAGTTTGTTACGGTATTTTGGGAAACCAACAAGGATCAATCCCTCTTTTAGCTATAGTGTGCAGTTGGATACAGATGAGCAGATAACTAATATTTTTTGGGCAGATGTGAGAATGGTATTGGATTATTCCCTTTGTGGTGACGTTGTGACCTTTGATACTACATTTTTGTACAAACAAGGAGAATAGGCcatttggtattttttctagATTTAATCATCACAGAGGAGTCGTTATATTTGGGGCAATACTTTTATATGATGAGACGGCGGAATCAATTAAATGGTTGTTTGAGGCTTTCTTGGAAAGTCATGggcaaaaaaaatctaaaacaaTATTTACAGATCAAGATGCCGCCATGACAAAGACAATTTCGGAGGTGTTTATTGGAACATGGCATGGTTTGTGTACTTGGCATTTAATGTAAAATGGCATTAGGCATCTAGGTAACTTAATGAAGGATGGGTTAAGctttctatcagatctgaagATGTATATATATCATTATGATGAGGAAGCACAATTTGAGACTACATGGGAACAATTAAGGAGTAATTATTGGGTTGAAAATGGTGCATGGTTGGGTCGTatatatggacttaaacaaaCGTGGCCAAATGTTTCATGAAGAATACATTTCCAGGAGGTATGCAGAGTACACAGCTAAGTGAAAGTATAAATGCTGATTTGAAGGATTATATAAAGTCTACTTTAGACATTATACAGTTTTTAAAGCATTTTGAAAGAGTAGTCAGAGATAAGCGTGCTAATGAATTGAAGGCTGAGTTTGAGGCAAGAAATAAGCTCCCAAGGAACTTGTTTCCCAACACGCCCCTAATGAAACGTGCAGGAGAAGTCTATACTCCTTTAATCTTCGGCTTAGTTCAAAATGAGTACACATGCATTGGTTCTTGCTATATAAAAGGGAAGGATGAAAGTAATAGCTTGCATAAGTATGATGTTGGTATTCATGGTTCAGATGTGGAATTAAGGTTGTGTGTAATCCATCTGAGTTTATCGTTGAATGCAGCTGTAGGAAATTTGAGACATTTGGTATCCTATGTCGTCATgctttgaaaatttttgaaaggttAGATATCACGTTAATTCCTGAAGCTTATGTTTTAAGTAGATGGACACATGTAGCAAGAAGCATGACAGTAGAAGCTATCAAGGGAATACAAATTGAGGAAAATGTTAATTTGGACTTTACAAAGCATTATAGAATTCTTTGTCCTAAACTAGTAAAGATTACATCACAAGTATCCAATTCAGCAGAGGGATATGCATTGGTGAGCAGTGTTGCTAGTGATTTGTGTAAACAGTTAGACAATCTTCAAATTGGGAATCCAATTCCAACTCGAGATGAGTCAATTGAGGAGTATAATGTGAATATTGCAAAAGggcttaaaaagaaagagaggaagaagaaagagggctCAAAAACAAATGAACGATGGAAACCTTGGATGGAAACACAAGGACATCAGCCAAAACCAGCCCCCAAGAAAAAACCAAGGAAAGCAATGCGAAGCCAAGGAAGTTCTACCATGATAAACCTCGTTACACCATGCAATATAGTGCATTTAAATCAATTGGATGGATCTAAAGAAAATGAACCCAACAATAGTTACATGGATCTACTTATGATAATTTTCTACTAATTTTGGTAATTGCTTTTTGAACTTTTAAATTCTCTGCTTCACTTTTGTGATTCTTTGTTAGTTATATTATAGTCACAGCGGTCATTCGAGCATTCTATACCTCCTGTATATTCCTCCCAAGCCACCACATCTCAGGTATTGCTTTAATAACTTAAGTTTAGGGTATGATtgatgaaaatattttatttatgtttagtTGCTTCATGTGCAAGTGAATGTTGATCAATTTGCCTCCCAGTCTTCCTTACCTTCTGTACCTGCTGCTTCAACGGGGGACTTAGAGTCGTGTTAGGTAATTTACAATTATATTGTAATCGAAGATtgggtactctctctctctctctctctctctctctctctcatatatgcCTAATGTCTCTTTTTCTGGCTCATTACGtttaaaagagagaaagaaaaaaaaaagaatcaatcTTATCATCTCTGGTTCTTCCATTTTACtggtaaagagaaaaaaaatcctatgTTATAAATTCAGTCTCGTCATCTTTGTCTCTCATCTCTTATGGGTTTTTATCAGTTTGTCATTAAATGAGTTTTCTGATATATTTCTGGTTGTTGCAGGTGATTATGAGTATATAGATATTATGATACAAGATGATAAAGGGGGTTTTGGAAGATTGATAGTTGACAAGATTACAAAGGGGGTTCAGGAAGATTGATAGTTGACATAGACATAGAGATTAAGAAAGCAGTGGTGTTGTACAAAGTTCTTCCCAGTTTACCAAATGGGCACCTCCAGCTCCAATAGTGAAGTCTAGTAGAAGAGAATtggactttctatttttgttgattACAATTTTAGTGGAGGTCTATTTCTGATGTGATCAATTAGGCATTTGCCTTCATATTAACAATTAAAACAGACTTACATTTTAGCTTCAAATGTTATCTTCATTAATaccattttctgtttttgttcccctccccttctcctattttttgttATGATTCAACTAAAGAAAGCCTAAtattcttttctcatttt is drawn from Telopea speciosissima isolate NSW1024214 ecotype Mountain lineage chromosome 1, Tspe_v1, whole genome shotgun sequence and contains these coding sequences:
- the LOC122650966 gene encoding protein FAR1-RELATED SEQUENCE 1-like, which produces MKNTFPGGMQSTQLSESINADLKDYIKSTLDIIQFLKHFERVVRDKRANELKAEFEARNKLPRNLFPNTPLMKRAGEVYTPLIFGLVQNEYTCIGSCYIKGKDESNSLHKYDVGIHGSDVELRKFETFGILCRHALKIFERLDITLIPEAYVLSRWTHVARSMTVEAIKGIQIEENVNLDFTKHYRILCPKLVKITSQVSNSAEGYALVSSVASDLCKQLDNLQIGNPIPTRDESIEEYNVNIAKGLKKKERKKKEGSKTNERWKPWMETQGHQPKPAPKKKPRKAMRSQGSSTMINLVTPCNISQRSFEHSIPPVYSSQATTSQLLHVQVNVDQFASQSSLPSVPAASTGDLESCDYEYIDIMIQDDKGGFGRLIVDKITKGVQED